ACTTCAGACAACAGAATAATAACGGACTCTTGTATGTAATCACTGACTATCTTGTCTCTAATGTCAGCAAAGAGATAACTTTTGGAATCGCTGCATGTCTCTAACTACTTCATGAATTTCAGGGTATTTGCTACCTGCTCATCCGTTCCCAGTTCTCTGAATGGTCACTTCTGATGGATAATGtttaaaaagctgcattttaccTCTAGAGTCGCACGGTAACTGGCACAATTCTTCCATTTTGTGTCCATACTCACCTATCTGACATAGTGTAGCAGCAGGTTAAAGACTGGATTCAAGCTCTCATGTTGGAAAGCaagctctctgctgtttgtgagcAGCTGAATCTGAATGCAAATTCCAAACACGTGCAGGAGCAGCTGATTTGTATTTGACCCTGTGCTGTAAAACCCTCTGCAAGGGggcaagagaaaagaaaacttcCCTGCGAGGGTCACATTGTCACTGTTTGTATCCAGTGTTGTCCCAAACAtcatatgtacatatgtagaGTTTAAGTGGCTCATATTaaaagcaacacagacacacacacacacacacacacactcttccagAGTTTTCCAGGTTGCTTGTGGGAGGAAATATGATTCCAGAGGGTGGGGCTGCCCCGTGGATCATCGCTCACTCTCTCATCTATGAGTGCCTGTCATGCTTCTCATACAGCACGCGCTCTGTCCAGCTCAGAGTGGATTGTCGGGGCCGCCGGTGAACACCTCAACACGGCCTGTCAGCTGTGGATGGAGGCATGAAAGGCTCTTGGCTCCCTGGCTCCCTCGCACACTCGAGGTAGCGCCTCTATTTACCAAGCATGCCAGCATTAAAACTCGAAATGGTCACTGACAGAAGCCGTGAGGCAGAAGTAGGCTATGCAAGAGAACGACTTGTGAACTATTTAATGACATGTGAGGAAGATAGTCTTGGGGAAAGTGAGCAGGCAGATGCAACACAATATCAAACCACTTGTCAGGAGGAATTCCCAGTTGCCTTCTGTTGGGACACTTCCACCGTGGGAATCCAAGAACTGAAAACCATCTCGCTGCACTGATACAGTGTCGCCGCAGCACCGCCCGAGCAGAAACATGCCAATTTCCTTTTTCAACACAAATGACTGATGAGAAAGtaggctgctgttttcatttttatcccCCCCTCAGTCATCCACAGAAGAAGCTTGGTGACAAGGGGTCATCTTCTtaatcattttcctcttcatcagtcACTGAAGATCGCATAACTTTTACCTGGACAGGCTCCATCTGGCATTTCAGACCACGTGTGTTGATGGCTTTGTATTTTTGCTTTGGCGACAAAAGGTAAGTTGACCATCAGTAGATAATGCAGTCTAATGTTAAAACTGTTACATTAGGAGGCAATTACAAGACTGAAATCTATATTCtatcttattttcattatttcttttgagGCTGTAACCCAAGTTTTAAATCAGACTAAAGTAATAAGTTACACTGACAATAACTCAAGTACATCTCTGAGTGTGGAGGACTTGGGCTTGCTGGCCCAGATAGTTTGTCCCCGTGGACACAGTGGCCTTGTTTCAACAAATTACATGAGGAGCTCTTGGGGACTGACAATCCTCTGATTTTGGAAATGATTAACTTTTCTAACAAACAGATCTTGTAGTGAGTTACAGTCCAGTATAAGTTGCTGTGACCTGTCTAACACTGCATTGTTATTCTGTGGCTTTGTAAATCTCAAGTGCTTGGTTTTTAGAGGATTAAAGAGGTTTTTACATCAGCAGTGAAAGTAGAAGCAGCTTTATCGCTGTCGACTGTTTCCATGTCTTGTTTATCTCAGACTCACCACTGCAATCAtacttgtgtgtttctgccgTGTGAGTCAGGTCGCCTGTAATCATCCTCATTGTTCCTGTGCGCCCTCTTACAAACGTAGATCTGAACCTAGATTTACAGCAGGTTCTGGATTTCATGTTTGTCGTCATTATCATCGCTTCTCAAATAtggaaaaacaactaaaaacaattaacaattaaaaaaattaatgtACAcaagtataatcaggaaaatgcaCTTCAAGTATTCAAAGTGCTCAATGtcaaaaatgtctcctgtgactgCCGTACCATTatatatcattagattattatgaGTCATACATTAATgcaaaagcaggattttactgttgtagtttgCTGAGATGGAGCTGATTATTAACTATTCTGTGTAGGACTGCAGTTAATGATTATTCTCAATATGGATGAATCTCTGTCAATcaagtgacaccttcacattgtgtgttttgtccaaccaacactccaaacctcaaaatgatttttttttttgcatgaataATTACTGAAATGTTTGCCAAAATGGTTACCAATTAACTTTATGTCAATAGGATAATTGATTAATAAAGTGTTTCAGCTGTACTCGTATATACTGTTGGGTACTTTATAACAAAGCATCACATTTTATAagctcttcatgtgttttctttgtaaaatCTTCATAGCTAGAAACTATagtataaaaaatacaatatctCACTGTGAAATGTAGCAGAGCAAATGTAGAAAATGTCAAGGAAAGACTTAAGTTAAGTGGAAGTATCTCACATTCGTACATGAGTAGAAGATGAGTAGTTTAAGGAAACTAGTTAACATAATacatatgttgtgtgtgtgtgtgtgtgtgtgtgtgtttgtgtgtgtgtgtgtgcttgcatacAGGGAGTGCATGTTTAGATGCAATATTGCCTGGCGGCGTCCATGTAAGAAGACATAGAAATGACTTTAAAGGACTGTTGTTGGTTGTGGTAGGTAATACCTTTTTATGTCACGTTAAGTCACATATTGAACATTTTCCCCAACACCAATGTGCTGTAACTGTTCATGGTTGAGTGCAGCGTTTTAAACTGATGGCCTTTTGTGTTGAACTGACAGCTTGTAAACGACATCTTCAGCGAGTCATTATGAAATGGGAGAAGTTAAAGCCTCCAGAGCCTGATGATCCTatgtgttgctgtgagtgtgaTATCTACCAGTACGGATGTTGCTGTGACTGTGAAGATCTGGATGAGGCCTTTAACAGGTATGAAGGGCTTGAGGAGGAAGGTCAGTACTCAGTGCCATACTCAACTTCTGTACTGGAAATGTTATTCACATAGAAGTAGCATAGCATAAAGTAGTATTTGGTAATACTGTAGGCAGCacaaaagcacaacataaaCTATAATGACCAGAGGAGAATACTTATTCACCTTCTGCTGGAAAGTTACTGACACCACTCTCACATCTATCTgtgaaatatgaagctacagccagcagctggctagctagcaccgcataaagactgaaaacagagggaaacaactagcctgaCCTCTCGGCTGGGAGCAGTAACACCTTGGGATCTCAGCTATAAAGTGGTATAAATCCTCTTGTCTTaaactttcagaaaaaaagcaattatGCTAGTATCCCCATCTACAACCTTGAAGTCCTTGCAGAAGGTCAAATCTTGTTTTCAggtctttattttttcagtttttgttgcgCTTACATGTTGCGTATTCCTTAATAAATGTATGCTTTATCCAGTTACTGAAAAATAAGTACTAATTATGAGGTAATATATACataaagcacagagagaaaggaggagctgCACAGATAGTTTTCCCCTTAAAGGACTGTTCCAGCCCTCTTTATAAGGAGAATTTTCCTAAAACTTCCTTATTATGCCGTTACAGCATCAAGCTACACTGTAAATCCTGAATATTGTAAAGCAGAGCACTTAATTAAAACTCTACTTATGTTAAAGCAGCATCACTGATTTTAGAGTGAGTTGAAAAATGTACGCCACACAAGCACATGACAAACAAATGACTTTGCACTCATGAAAAGAGCTGTGGTAGTCATATGGAAGGATGACTCACTGTTCTCTGCAGGTGGCTGAAAGACAGACCACCTAAAAGTGGatgtcagtctgctgtgtttgggGCCATGATTGACAACCTGGAAATCTCCATGATCCCGGCCCTGGTGCTGCTGCCTCTCCTGCTCCGGGTCGCTGCGCTGCACTGCCTGCTGGGAATCATCATCCTGACCGCTCTGCCCTGCCTGGTGCTGTGGTACTACTACGCCACGCACCGAAAGAAGAGACgcaccctcttcttcctcactcttTCGCTCTATTCCCTGTTCTACATGTATTACCTGTTCATCACGGAGATTTTACCACGTGGGGATGTCAGCCAGCTGCAGGTGTGCACTGTGACCACTGGCATGATTCTCACCATCATCTTTCTTATTCACACCAAGAGGGGCCCAGGATTTGTGACCACCTCCCCCCATGAAGCCCACAGTCCCAGTCAGGAAGCCAACAAGGACTCCACACACCTTAATGCACCGATCCAatcagcagcctcctcctcggGGACTGCAGCCAAGTTGCAAACAACAAAAGAGGCCCTGACAGCAAAATGGAGCAGGTGTCCCGTGTGCAAAATAACGCGACCCCCGCGGGCCGGACACTGTCGAACCTGTGGATGCTGTGTCCAGCGTCTGGACCACCACTGCATCTGGTGGGTTGGATTCATATATTCCTTGTGTGGCCTGTGGATCACTTGTAAgtctggaaacagagggaaacaactagcctggctTCTTggctttttctgtgttgtctAACACCAGGTCTAAACCTGTCGGTGGTCCTTAATGACTTGAATTTGTCTGAGCTTGAAATCgacaaacaggcagaaataTTAATATTGGTTAATAAAAAGCAAATTTCTCGTCATATTTGACATGtatcagcctttttttttttgtttcgttttgtttttgaagtatcTGCTGCTGAGATTTCTGCTGCCACCTGGACTCAATCTAGATTAACTGAATTTAGCATGTGGCGCCCACAGCATTGTTCCAGTCAGTGAGGATAATCCACAGATCTTACTGTGAACAGTTTTAACAATTTGGGAACTATTTTCTtccaaaggtgacaaaaaaaactACCTCAAATGTAAGCAGATGTAGCAGCATCCAAACACAGTGTGCAACCTCGAGTCTGCACTAAAACTGTTAGAAGAATACACAATATTATCATGAGCAGATGGACATGCGGTTATAAGTAATATAAGCAGGATTATACAAAATGCATTCATATGTAAACTCACATAACTGCCTTTAAATCTTGCTATTGCAATGGTACGAGACGGTGTGACGCTGCTTTGACCTGGTCTGACTGCCACGTTGTATGtgtcatgtctgcatgtgttgaGCGGCCGTAGGATAAACAGCTGTGTCGGACAGGCGAACCATCGCAGTTTCCTGCTGACCCTCTCTGTGTTCGTGCTGACCTCTCTGTATGGGATCAGTCTGGTGCTTAGCAGCCTCTGTCCTCGACAGTATCTAATGACGGCTCTCCTCTACTGCCCCGCCGTCTACAGCCAGTCAAGGTATGGCACTGTGTGTACTCTCTCCACCACAGGCTGCGGGTGACTATCAAACTAAATGTGAGAGCAGGGGGAAGTCAAATTTTTTCAGTGCTTCTGTGAAACAATTTAAAGATGATTTTATTTGGAATTTGTAATCTGGTTGCTCATTTGTTCTGGCATTATTCTGCTCAACACACAGTTGCATACAAATTTTAAGACTTGCAaatttccctcttttttttgccTTGCATTGTGTTCCTATAAATAAACACTGGTTATTTGATCGACTTAATCCATGGTCAAAGGTTTACAGTTACATGGTTGAAGTATTCCAAACACAGATAAAGTTATAAAGTTGCTGGGGGGAACTAAAAGGCCTTGTGTAATCTCTTAACAATGTTTGTGTCTAGCAATGAGCCATTAAAAGCCATTAAAATGCTGATCTCTTCCATTCACAGCACA
Above is a window of Chaetodon auriga isolate fChaAug3 chromosome 15, fChaAug3.hap1, whole genome shotgun sequence DNA encoding:
- the LOC143332951 gene encoding palmitoyltransferase ZDHHC23-A-like yields the protein MKWEKLKPPEPDDPMCCCECDIYQYGCCCDCEDLDEAFNRWLKDRPPKSGCQSAVFGAMIDNLEISMIPALVLLPLLLRVAALHCLLGIIILTALPCLVLWYYYATHRKKRRTLFFLTLSLYSLFYMYYLFITEILPRGDVSQLQVCTVTTGMILTIIFLIHTKRGPGFVTTSPHEAHSPSQEANKDSTHLNAPIQSAASSSGTAAKLQTTKEALTAKWSRCPVCKITRPPRAGHCRTCGCCVQRLDHHCIWINSCVGQANHRSFLLTLSVFVLTSLYGISLVLSSLCPRQYLMTALLYCPAVYSQSSTALCFTCAWYSCIVTAGLLYLLVVQVLNISFNVTERESQLALRNKTGQSRLWGLVIDTGEYSRGFCQNWVEFLTMADASASPRSSLTDLV